The stretch of DNA CGTGAAGGCCGCCGTGGAGGCAACCGAAAAGCCTCCGACTGGCTCGCACGCGCGGCCACGCTGCCTTGGCATGTGCTCAAAGGGTTGGGCTATGCGGTGCCACGCGCATTGATCGTGGCCACGATCGCCGCATTGGGATTGGCGATCGCCACAGTCGCATTGCAATTACCGTTCGCCATGGTGGATACCGCAATATTCGGATTCACGATTCCACTGCCGACTTGGATTGAAGGACCGGTTTCGCAAAGCGGCATCGTCCAGGCCGGTTGCTGCGCCATCGGTTGGCTGGTCTCCACCCTCACGCCGGGAGCTCTGGTGTTGCGATTGGGAGCTGGAACGCTACGTGGTCGCCCGAAATCCAGCACTCCTGCGGAATCCATATGAAATGTAGTGAAAACCAAGAATCGGCAAACGTTGGCAATCCTCAGAAAAACGTCAGACAATCGCACGTAGTATGACAACGTAAGCTTTTACGAAATACTTCATTCAGCAATAACGCGCCCACACTACTATGGTGCGCAACAAACGATGAAACATCGAAAGGAATGTGGATGGCCCAGAACAATAAGGATGCGCAGAAGCGCGCCAGCCGCGCCGAGCGTAGGGCCGCTGAGGCCGCGGCCATGAAGGCCCGCGCCGAACAGATGGAAAAGGAACGCAAGCAGCAGACCATCATCGGCGCCATCGTGGTGGCCGTGCTGGTGATCCTGGTGGCGATCGGCGCGTTCACCGTGTATCACAACATGCACAAGAATACCGAAGCCCAGGCTTCCACACAAACCGTGGAAGAGGCATACGACAAGCTGCAGAAGGTCAAAAACACGCCAAAGCTCGTCGACGACAAGGGCGGACTGCTGCTTTCGAAGAATGGTTACGGCAAGTCCGTCGACGGCGCTCCGACGGTCGCGATCTACATGGACTTCCTGTGCCCGGGTTGCGGCAATCTGCATCGTCAGCTTGATGCGGATCTGCAGAAGATGGTCGATGCTGGGCAGATCAATCTTGACTTGCATTTCATGGCGTTCATGGACAAATGGTCCACTGACGAATATTCAAGCCGTGCCGCGAATGCCGCAATCTACCTGGCCGAACATGACAGCAATCCGACGCATCTGATCACGTTCATGGAAAAAATGTACGCCGAGGATTTCCAGCCTGAGGAAAGCTCGAACTACAAGTCAGTCAGTGATGATCAGATCAAGGAACAGATGATCGCCTCGGGAGTTTCCGAGGAAGTGGCGGACAAGGCGTTCGGCCGCGACTACCAGGATTGGCTTGACGCCATCGACGCCTATACGCCGAAGCGTTCCGAACTGTGGAACACGTCCGGAACCTACAAAGACAGCATGACCACCCCAACGGTGACCATAAACGGCAAGTTCTGGAATATGAACCAGCTGAGCACCGCGCAGGAAACCATCAAGGAAGGCCTGCTGGAGGCCATCGGCATCAAGTCAGACGATATTGGAAAGGAAGGCGTAATGCCCTCCATCGGATCCGACAAGGATCCGATCTCCAACACTACTGGCGAGTGATCAGCCCTACTCAATCCTCATAATCGAAAAATAATACCCCCCTACTCGCCAGCGTGCCAGCCGAAGCGCAGTTCTAAGTTGACGGCATCGGGCACGCTGGTTATGCTATTCAATCGTTGCCGTTTTTATGCATTATGCTAGAAAGCGGCACAAGCCTCCTTAGCTCAGATGGCCAGAGCGGCCGCCTTGTAAGCGGCAGGTCGTCGGTTCGATCCCGACAGGAGGCTCGAAACCCGTTTTGACGGGCTTTAACCTCTTACCATGGGTAAGTGATCCAGAAGCCTTCCCCCAACTTATGGCTTCTGGCGACCGGACGAGGCTTCCCCCAACCTGCCTTGTCCGGACAGGGGGCAGGACATCCCCTTCTCTCCTGCCCCCTTTTTTCTTTAGTCCTTTTCCTCGAAAATGTGGCGGTATAGATAAAACCAGCGGAACCCATGCCATTCGTCCCGATCTGACCGTTACAATGACGGCGATGTAGGCAGCCGCTGGAAAGAGGACGTATGACGAGAAGGTGGACCCCCGGAGATTTGTGACGCTTCGGCGTGCTCGCGTTACGGCATGCGTGGTCTCGTTGACGCTCGCTTCGACGCTCGCATTCGGCGTAGGCGCGCGCAAAACCGTCGCTCTGACCA from Bifidobacterium catenulatum PV20-2 encodes:
- a CDS encoding thioredoxin domain-containing protein: MAQNNKDAQKRASRAERRAAEAAAMKARAEQMEKERKQQTIIGAIVVAVLVILVAIGAFTVYHNMHKNTEAQASTQTVEEAYDKLQKVKNTPKLVDDKGGLLLSKNGYGKSVDGAPTVAIYMDFLCPGCGNLHRQLDADLQKMVDAGQINLDLHFMAFMDKWSTDEYSSRAANAAIYLAEHDSNPTHLITFMEKMYAEDFQPEESSNYKSVSDDQIKEQMIASGVSEEVADKAFGRDYQDWLDAIDAYTPKRSELWNTSGTYKDSMTTPTVTINGKFWNMNQLSTAQETIKEGLLEAIGIKSDDIGKEGVMPSIGSDKDPISNTTGE